In Gigantopelta aegis isolate Gae_Host chromosome 14, Gae_host_genome, whole genome shotgun sequence, the following proteins share a genomic window:
- the LOC121388281 gene encoding fatty acid hydroxylase domain-containing protein 2-like, whose protein sequence is MVVLFVTFWSITTLFLFVDLTGRPRWVLKFKTQPGVNQPVTLSSLKKPLLTALFNFIFISGPIAVGVFFLQKWRGCDLSFSLPNPVSFLRDFIIGSVIHEVGFYYSHRLLHHPLLYKWIHKKHHEWTAPVSLISVYAHPVEYVFSNVMPLVVSPLVCGSNLVTTWLWYLTAMTVTSIHHSGYHLPFLTSPEFHDFHHLKFNTNYGTFGFLDWYHGTDSKFRKSKQFQRHKIIFSSSQMLRS, encoded by the exons ATGGTGGTGCTGTTCGTAACTTTTTGGAGTATCACAACACTTTTTCTCTTCGTTGATCTGACTGGCCGACCACGATGGGTTTTGAAGTTCAAAACACAGCCAGGTGTTAACCAACCT GTAACACTAAGCAGTTTGAAGAAACCACTGTTGACAgcattgtttaattttatcttcATCTCTGGACCAATAGCAGTTGGAGTTTTCTTTTTGCAAAAATGGCGTGGTTGTGATTTGTCGTTCTCGCTACCCAATCCGGTTTCCTTTCTCAGAGACTTTATCATAGGCAGTGTCATTCACGAAGTGGGGTTCTACTATTCACACAG GTTGCTGCACCACCCCCTGCTGTACAAGTGGATCCACAAGAAACACCACGAGTGGACCGCCCCTGTCAGTTTGATCTCGGTGTACGCGCACCCCGTTGAGTACGTCTTCTCCAACGTCATGCCGCTCGTTGTGTCGCCGCTCGTGTGCGGCTCCAACCTGGTCACCACGTGGCTGTGGTACCTCACCGCCATGACAGTCACCTCCATACACCACTCCGGATACCACCTGCCGTTCCTCACGTCGCCAGAGTTCCACGATTTTCACCATCTCAA ATTCAACACAAACTATGGAACTTTTGGTTTCTTAGACTGGTATCACGGCACCGACAGCAAGTTCAGAAAAAGCAAGCAATTTCAGCGGCACAAGATTATATTTTCATCTTCACAAATGCTACGCTCTTga